The proteins below are encoded in one region of Misgurnus anguillicaudatus chromosome 24, ASM2758022v2, whole genome shotgun sequence:
- the fam124b gene encoding protein FAM124B — protein sequence MMLRSPLSFDWGREDETADFSGDNAGSDCREMSCSISQESLPVTMHLLTNPGDSLLLQHTLDRLLKWVRPDLRLFHVSERACPLRDYSRAQLFPVPGYPSHAVTLFLHESYGEERILQALEFLQCPPWQYHHSESCGGRAGDISSTTSPSNALLKPYLVPSRDFYSLGVGMPVWGVRTVHYGGEVVRITLHSTHDNFEDTVRLYETVLQRRAEEQKTGFCWFTLFVERGFSLQLAIKQLSKGLKVEPCCSSVLQFRVGEVGQLVPLLPNPCSPISATRWHTEDLDGNKILFQVKGSAQPQGSLTSAFPLNCPSLPSRTLLRNGGSSRPPSASSGSRPSSLNERAMGQSRLELSQYNSPRSLKSGPCTGSDSSRSTPTGSSCYSSQRGSPAGLSVHQYEPTMTSETSVSEPETNVDTGCAVNLLPKRPVRASALETLARDLKYSISEPPADPFTQTQTSQCHIQHQNAQADEFFI from the exons GTCAGGAGTCCCTTCCGGTCACCATGCACTTGCTTACCAATCCTGGCGACTCGCTCTTGCTCCAGCATACTCTGGACCGTCTGCTCAAGTGGGTCCGTCCCGATCTTCGTCTCTTCCACGTGTCCGAACGGGCTTGCCCTCTTCGTGATTACTCCAGAGCTCAGCTGTTCCCCGTGCCCGGCTACCCCTCGCACGCTGTGACGCTCTTCCTGCACGAGTCTTACGGAGAGGAACGGATTCTCCAGGCGCTGGAATTCCTGCAGTGTCCACCCTGGCAGTATCACCATTCAGAAAGCTGTGGTGGCAGAGCAGGTGACATTAGCTCCACCACGTCCCCTTCCAACGCCCTCCTAAAGCCCTACCTCGTCCCCAGTCGGGACTTCTACAGCCTAGGTGTTGGAATGCCAGTGTGGGGGGTGCGGACGGTGCATTACGGAGGGGAGGTGGTGCGAATTACTTTGCACAGCACCCATGATAATTTCGAGGACACTGTGCGCTTGTACGAGACAGTGCTGCAGAGGAGGGCGGAGGAGCAGAAAACCGGTTTCTGCTGGTTCACGCTGTTTGTAGAACGAGGGTTTAGCCTGCAGTTGGCCATCAAGCAGCTCTCAAAAGGGCTCAAAGTGGAGCCCTGCTGCTCCTCTGTTCTGCAGTTTAGGGTAGGTGAGGTCGGACAACTAGTGCCCTTGCTGCCCAACCCTTGCTCGCCCATTAGTGCCACCCGCTGGCATACTGAAGACTTGGATGGCAACAAGATCCTCTTTCAA GTTAAAGGTTCTGCACAACCTCAGGGGTCCCTCACATCTGCGTTTCCTCTAAACTGTCCCAGCCTGCCCTCCAGAACCCTGTTGAGAAACGGTGGATCCAGCAGACCTCCATCAGCTTCATCCGGTAGCAGACCGTCTTCTCTGAATGAGCGTGCCATGGGTCAGTCCCGTTTGGAGCTGTCTCAGTATAATTCTCCTCGTAGTTTGAAATCGGGGCCATGTACCGGTTCGGACAGCTCCCGCAGCACCCCTACCGGAAGTTCCTGTTACTCTTCTCAGCGCGGCAGCCCGGCAGGCCTGTCGGTTCATCAGTATGAGCCAACAATGACCTCTGAAACCTCCGTGTCAGAGCCAGAAACCAATGTGGACACGGGCTGTGCTGTAAACCTGCTCCCTAAAAGGCCGGTGAGGGCTTCTGCTTTGGAGACTCTGGCGAGGGACCTAAAATACAGCATATCTGAGCCACCAGCAGACCCCTTCACCCAGACACAGACATCACAGTGTCATATTCAGCATCAAAATGCGCAAGCAGATGAGTTCTTCATTtga